GGATCGGGCCCCGCGAGACATCGAGAGACGGCCGTGCGCTGCCCTCACGCGCGGGCACGGACGCGACGAACCGTCTTCTCTTCCCCAGCCGAGACGGCCCGGACGGAGCCCGGCCGCGGTCCCTCGCACGCCGTGGCCTCGGCCCGATGGCCCCGACAGCGTACAGGCCGGAACAATGGCACGGGGTGCGGTGGCGCGGCCGGTCCGACGCCGGTCGGACCGCCGCGCGAGGGATGAGGACACGAGCGAACACCGTGAGCGAGTGTCCGAATCGGTTGGGGAGGCTCGTGGCCGCACCGCCCTGGCGACCGTGCTATCGTTCTCTCTGCGCCACGTCGACTGACCTGTTCCTGCTCCTCACACCGACCGATCACTCCTCCCGCCACCGACCGAACACGTCCGACACGTTCACCGGAGTCGAAACTTGTTCGAAAGATAACATAGTTTCATGACGTGCAACACCGTACCACACGCATGGAGGTGAACTGCGAGGGCTGTGCGGGCTGTTGCATCGACTGGCGGCCCGTTTCACCCGTGCCTCTGGACCACGAGCGCCGAAGCGGACGCCTCCCGCTGGACGACACGTACAACCTCGTCTCGTTGACGCGCGACGAGATCGGGCGGTTCGTCGACGCGGGCCACGGCGACGCGCTCACGCCCCGGCTCTGGCGACCGGCCGACGGCGACGCGTCAGTGACGATCGACGACCGCGCGGTAGCGGCGATCGACGGCCGGCCGGCGTTCGTCGTCGGCCTCCGCAAGCCGCCCAAACCGGTCGCGCCGTTCGGCCTCGACCGCCGGTGGCTCCGGGGGTGCGTCTTTCTGGACCCCGACAGCCTGCAGTGTCGGATCCACGGCGACCACCTGTACCCCGGCGAGTGCGCCGACTACCCCGGCCACAACCTCGCGCTCGACCGCGAGACCGAGTGCGAGCGGGTCGAGCGCGTCTACGGCGGGGAGCGACTCGTCGACGGGCGCGATCCGCCGACCGGACACCTCCGGCTGGGGCCGGCGGCGCTCGGGACGACGGTGTTCGCCCACCCCGACCCCGCCCGCCTCGATGGCGTGGCCGACCGCCTCGTCGCCGGAACGCTCCGGCCCGCCGACCGCGCCGAGTTCGTCGGATACGCGGTGGCCTCGTTGCCGGGGTCGCTCACGGTCGACGACGACCGTGCGGCGGCGGTTCGCGAGGCGGTCCTGGGATCGTCGTCGTGGCTCTCCGGCGTGCTCGACGCCTGGGCGGCCCGGGCGACGGCCGTCGGCGACGACGCCTCGAACGCGGCGCTCGGGATCGAAGACGAGGCGGGAGCGCCGGCGACGCCGGGGTGGGACGCGATCCATCCCGGCGGCGAGGGCTGATCCGGCGGCAAGGGTTAATTCGTTTCCGCCCCTGGAAGAGTGTATGAAGGTATTCGTCACGGGTGCGACAGGGTTCGTCGGGAGCCGACTCGTCCCGGCACTGCTGTCGGCGGGACACGAGGTGGCCGTCCTGACCCGCGACGCGACGCGATACGGCGGCCCACCGGACGTGCACGTGGTCGAGGGTGACCTCGTCGCGTCGGGGCCGTTCCGGCTCGTCGATCCTGGCGACGGAGACGACGCCTCGAACGCGGCGTCAGCGACGCCGATAGAGGGGACGCTCGGCGAGGTCCTGTCGCCGCTGGGGATCGACGCGGCGTACTACCTGGTCCACTCGATGGGGACGGGAAGCGACTTCGAGACGAGGGACCGCACGGCCGCGCGGACGTTCACCCGCGGGCTCTCGGAGGCGGGCGTCGAGCGGGTGATCTACCTCGGCGGGCTGGGGGCTGACAGCGACCGGTTGTCGCCGCATCTCCGGTCGCGGCGGGAGGTCGAGCGGATCCTCGGCGACGGGACGGCGGCGCTGACGACGCTCCGGGCGGCGATCGTCATCGGCGAGGGGAGCGCGAGCTTCGAGCTCATCCGCCAGCTCTCGTCGCGACTGCCGGTGATGGTGACGCCGCGGTGGGTCGAGACCCCGTGCCAGCCGGTGGCGGTCGACGACGTCGTCGCCTACCTCGTCGGCGTGCTCGACGTCCCCGAGACAGTCGGGGAGACGTACGAGGTCGGCGGGCCCGAGGTCATGACCTACCGCGAGATCATGCGACGGACGGGACGCCAGTTGGGACAGGAGCCGCACATCGTCTCGGTGCCCGTGCTCACGCCGCGGTTGTCGGCGTACTGGCTCGACCTGGTGACCGACGTGCCGCGGGAGGTCGCCCACCCGCTCATCGAGGGGCTGAAAAACCCCGTCGTCGTGAGCGACACGCGCATCCAGGGGCTCGTCCAGGTCGATCATACCCCGTTCGACGTCGCCGTCGCCCGGGCGCTTGGGCACGAACCGGAGCCGGATCGGACGCTGACCGTCGAGGTCCGCGAACCGGCCGACGACCGCTTCGAGTCCGGGCCGGAGACCGAGGCGGGACCGGGGGTACAGTGACGGGGACGACGCGACGATGACGGCGGCGGGAGAGGACGCGCCGCAGTACGGCGAGACGTGGGTGTACGAGAGCATCGTCGGCGCGCTCCCCGGTGCCTCGCTGTCGGGGCGGGCGGCGATCGCGCTGCAGATCGCGATCTTCCAGGCGAGCCTGTTCGTCCTCGCGTGGGTGTACGATCTCTGGGCCGTGGTGCCAGCGGGAACGGCCGCCATCGGCGTCGCGGCGGTCGGGAGCGCGCTCATGCTCCGGTTCAGCACCGCCACGCGGAAACTCGACCTGCCACCGACGTACCAGCGCTTTCTCTTCTCCTCGGGGATCGAGGTGGTGCTCGGCGTCTTAGCGTTCGTTGCGCTCGTCACCCACCTGTTCGTCTACGGTCCGCAGTCGGGCGACTCGGCGCTGTTGCCGGCGCTGCTCGGCCCCGACCCGCCGGTGATCGTCGTCTACCTCATGTTACTGGTCCTCTGGGACCTCTGTTACCGCATCGGGACGTCGTGGTGGGCGGCCGTCGTCGCGGCGTGGCGCTCGTACCGGTACACGTTCGACGCCGACACCGCCGCGGCGCTCAGGCGAACGGACGCGAACAACGTCGCGTTCGGACTGATCCAGATCGCGCTCTTGCCGTTTCTCCGGGAGCAGCCCGTGCTGTTCGCGGCCGTCGCGGGACACGTCGTCGCGGTGACCGTCGTCTCGACGGTGGCGTTCGCGACGATCGAAACGGAGGACGCTACTGCTGTTTGATCCGCTTGAACTGGTCGAGAAGTGCCTCAGTGGAGTCACCGGAGTCGTACTCGAGCGTGCCGTGGTAGACGACGCGCTCGTCGTCGAACGCGGCGTCCACTGTCGAGGTCTTCTGTTCGCGGCGCTCGTGCTCGTCCTCGTCATAGGCACCCATTGACATGGTACGTGTTACCTTGGAATGTTGCCAATATATAATTTCCGGTGAACGACCCCCCAGTGGTGGAAAAATCAACGGCCGGCGGGCGGGTAACGAACCTCGCTGCCGTCGGCGATCGGCCGAGACGACGGGCGGCGCGTCGCGACGCGGCCGGCCACCCTTCGCACGGCGATCCTCGCGGGTCGATTTCGGGGCGACCACGTCGGCCCCCGCGCGGCCACGACCGACAGTATAAACGCCCCGACCGAGTAGGACGGTCGTGGCACGACCACTCCGTTTCAGACACGCCCCCGGCCGGTGGACGCTCGCCCGGGTCCGGCGTGACGTGTACGC
This Salinigranum marinum DNA region includes the following protein-coding sequences:
- a CDS encoding NAD-dependent epimerase/dehydratase family protein, with protein sequence MKVFVTGATGFVGSRLVPALLSAGHEVAVLTRDATRYGGPPDVHVVEGDLVASGPFRLVDPGDGDDASNAASATPIEGTLGEVLSPLGIDAAYYLVHSMGTGSDFETRDRTAARTFTRGLSEAGVERVIYLGGLGADSDRLSPHLRSRREVERILGDGTAALTTLRAAIVIGEGSASFELIRQLSSRLPVMVTPRWVETPCQPVAVDDVVAYLVGVLDVPETVGETYEVGGPEVMTYREIMRRTGRQLGQEPHIVSVPVLTPRLSAYWLDLVTDVPREVAHPLIEGLKNPVVVSDTRIQGLVQVDHTPFDVAVARALGHEPEPDRTLTVEVREPADDRFESGPETEAGPGVQ
- a CDS encoding DUF7530 family protein — encoded protein: MTAAGEDAPQYGETWVYESIVGALPGASLSGRAAIALQIAIFQASLFVLAWVYDLWAVVPAGTAAIGVAAVGSALMLRFSTATRKLDLPPTYQRFLFSSGIEVVLGVLAFVALVTHLFVYGPQSGDSALLPALLGPDPPVIVVYLMLLVLWDLCYRIGTSWWAAVVAAWRSYRYTFDADTAAALRRTDANNVAFGLIQIALLPFLREQPVLFAAVAGHVVAVTVVSTVAFATIETEDATAV
- a CDS encoding DUF5786 family protein; the protein is MSMGAYDEDEHERREQKTSTVDAAFDDERVVYHGTLEYDSGDSTEALLDQFKRIKQQ
- a CDS encoding YkgJ family cysteine cluster protein is translated as MEVNCEGCAGCCIDWRPVSPVPLDHERRSGRLPLDDTYNLVSLTRDEIGRFVDAGHGDALTPRLWRPADGDASVTIDDRAVAAIDGRPAFVVGLRKPPKPVAPFGLDRRWLRGCVFLDPDSLQCRIHGDHLYPGECADYPGHNLALDRETECERVERVYGGERLVDGRDPPTGHLRLGPAALGTTVFAHPDPARLDGVADRLVAGTLRPADRAEFVGYAVASLPGSLTVDDDRAAAVREAVLGSSSWLSGVLDAWAARATAVGDDASNAALGIEDEAGAPATPGWDAIHPGGEG